One window of Quercus robur chromosome 12, dhQueRobu3.1, whole genome shotgun sequence genomic DNA carries:
- the LOC126708953 gene encoding protein BASIC PENTACYSTEINE7 produces the protein MGTYTNRNPMIPEATAGASVPHFTWFYPGSFMSASKSNSNPLQGTQMNPEPGIAVTPIRTIPATTEPKKNINSATKPVKVRKQKNSMKEPNQTASKVFRPKQAKKTPSTSKKTKGQSMPEAKREKKIPINIDMDKTDFDFSGVPAPYCSCTGNPRACYKWGAGGWQSSCCTINVSEYPLPMSSTRPGSRMAGRKMSNGAYGKLLLRLATEGHDLTHPVDLKDHWARHGTNKFVIIK, from the coding sequence ATGGGAACGTACACCAATAGAAACCCTATGATACCTGAAGCTACGGCAGGGGCATCCGTTCCACATTTTACCTGGTTTTATCCAGGAAGTTTTATGTCTGCATCAAAATCCAACTCAAATCCTTTGCAAGGGACTCAAATGAACCCAGAACCGGGTATTGCTGTTACTCCCATCCGAACCATTCCTGCCACaactgaaccaaaaaaaaatattaattcagCAACTAAACCTGTGAAGGTTAGGAAACAGAAGAATTCTATGAAGGAACCTAATCAAACTGCATCCAAGGTTTTCAGGCCAAAGCAAGCCAAAAAAACTCCTTCTACTTCTAAAAAGACAAAAGGACAAAGTATGCCTGAAGCAAAACGTGAAAAGAAGATTCCAATTAATATCGATATGGACAAAACTGACTTTGATTTCTCTGGGGTGCCTGCTCCATACTGTTCTTGTACTGGTAATCCTAGAGCGTGCTACAAATGGGGTGCTGGTGGATGGCAATCCTCGTGTTGCACCATTAACGTATCAGAATATCCTCTGCCCATGAGTTCTACAAGGCCTGGGTCTCGCATGGCTGGGAGAAAAATGAGCAATGGAGCATATGGGAAACTTCTACTGAGACTTGCAACTGAAGGTCATGATCTTACTCATCCAGTTGACTTGAAGGACCACTGGGCAAGACATGGTACTAACAAGTTCGTTATAATTAAGTAG
- the LOC126707987 gene encoding phosphoribulokinase, chloroplastic codes for MAICTVYTTPSLNSTCSISTTSKTQLGFHQKQVVFYSSGKKTSKRGSNTTSPYVITCTTSAGDSKTVVIGLAADSGCGKSTFMRRLTSVFGGAAEPPKGGNPDSNTLISDTTTVICLDDYHSLDRTGRKQKGVTALDPRANDFDLMYEQVKALKDGIPVDKPIYNHVSGLLDPPELIKPPKILVIEGLHPMFDSRVRDLLDFSIYLDISNEVKFAWKIQRDMAERGHSLESIKASIEARKPDFDAYIDPQKQYADAVIEVLPTQLIPDDNEGKILRVRLIMKEGVEFFNPVYLFDEGSTISWIPCGRKLTCSYPGIKFFYGPDTYFGHEVSVLEMDGQFDRLDELIYVESHLSNISTKFYGEVTQQMLKHADFPGSSNGTGLFQTIVGLKIRDLYEQLISTTAKTPVEATKA; via the exons ATGGCAATTTGCACAGTCTACACCACCCCATCTCTCAATTCCACATGTTCAATCTCCACCACATCAAAAACCCAATTGGGATTTCACCAAAAACAGGTAGTTTTCTATTCTAGTGGCAAGAAAACTAGCAAGAGAGGCAGCAACACAACCAGCCCATATGTGATAACATGCACAACATCAGCAGGTGATTCAAAGACAGTTGTGATAGGTCTGGCAGCAGACTCAGGATGTGGGAAAAGTACCTTCATGAGGAGGCTGACCAGTGTGTTTGGTGGGGCTGCAGAGCCACCAAAGGGGGGTAACCCTGACTCCAACACGCTCATCAGTGACACTACCACCGTGATATGCTTGGATGACTATCACTCACTGGATAGGACTGGAAGGAAACAGAAGGGTGTCACTGCACTTGACCCTAGAGCCAACGACTTTGATCTCATGTATGAACAAGTTAAGGCTCTCAAGGATGGGATTCCTGTTGATAAGCCTATTTACAATCATGTTTCTGGTCTCTTGGATCCTCCTGAGCTCATCAAGCCCCCTAAGATTCTTGTCATTGAAGGTTTGCACCCAAT GTTCGATTCACGAGTAAGGGACCTGTTGGACTTCAGTATCTACTTGGACATCAGCAATGAGGTTAAGTTTGCATGGAAAATTCAG aGGGACATGGCTGAGCGTGGACACAGTCTTGAAAGCATCAAAGCTAGTATTGAAGCCAGGAAGCCTGATTTTGACGCATATATCG atcCACAAAAGCAATATGCAGATGCAGTGATAGAAGTGTTGCCAACCCAATTGATTCCGGATGATAACGAGGGGAAGATATTGAGAGTGAGGTTGATAATGAAAGAAGGGGTTGAGTTTTTCAACCCAGTTTACCTGTTTGATGAAGGCTCTACTATCTCATGGATACCATGCGGAAGAAAGCTTACATGCTCATACCCTGGCATCAAGTTTTTCTATGGCCCTGACACTTATTTCGGCCACGAG GTGTCTGTGCTGGAGATGGATGGTCAATTTGACCGATTAGATGAGCTGATATACGTGGAAAGCCATCTAAGCAACATATCCACCAAGTTCTATGGAGAAGTGACCCAACAAATGTTGAAGCATGCTGATTTCCCTGGCAGTAGCAATGGAACTGGTCTTTTCCAAACCATTGTTGGTTTGAAGATAAGAGACCTGTACGAGCAACTCATCTCCACCACGGCTAAAACTCCTGTAGAAGCAACAAAGGCCTAA